One Keratinibaculum paraultunense genomic window carries:
- a CDS encoding response regulator transcription factor, with the protein MGKIVVVDDEKEIADLIALYLTNEGFEVVVFYESQDAMEYLEDNIPKALILDIMMPKIDGLTMLTKIREKYYYPVVLVTAKNEDLDVIKGLMLGSDDYIKKPFNPLELVTRVKALLRRIEVYEELDKKQKMIFQYKDLQLNLETRDCYVKGKKIDLTTTEFEILTLLLMNIGKKLSSEWIYKSITGDDYYNMAYNSVATHIRNLRIKLGDSFENPHYIKTVWGEGYVIEKND; encoded by the coding sequence ATGGGAAAAATAGTTGTTGTGGATGATGAAAAAGAAATAGCTGATTTAATAGCTTTGTATTTAACCAACGAAGGATTTGAGGTGGTTGTTTTTTATGAATCTCAAGATGCTATGGAGTACTTAGAAGATAATATTCCTAAAGCCTTAATTTTGGATATTATGATGCCTAAAATAGATGGTTTGACTATGTTAACAAAAATAAGGGAGAAATATTATTATCCTGTAGTTTTAGTTACGGCCAAAAATGAAGATTTAGATGTTATTAAGGGATTGATGTTAGGAAGTGATGATTACATCAAAAAGCCTTTTAATCCTCTAGAGCTAGTGACTAGGGTAAAGGCATTGTTACGCAGAATAGAAGTATATGAAGAGCTTGACAAAAAGCAGAAAATGATATTTCAATACAAGGATCTACAGCTGAACTTGGAGACCCGAGATTGCTATGTGAAAGGAAAGAAGATAGATTTAACAACAACAGAGTTTGAAATATTAACATTATTGTTGATGAATATTGGCAAAAAACTTTCATCCGAGTGGATTTATAAGAGTATTACTGGAGATGACTATTATAATATGGCTTACAATAGTGTGGCAACCCATATCCGAAATTTAAGGATAAAATTAGGAGATTCTTTTGAAAATCCCCATTATATCAAGACCGTTTGGGGGGAGGGATATGTTATTGAAAAAAACGACTAA